In Bacillus cereus ATCC 14579, a single window of DNA contains:
- a CDS encoding genetic competence negative regulator, with translation MRLERLNYNKIKIFLTFDDLSERGLTKEDLWRNAPKVQQLFRDMMQEANKELGFEADGPIAVEVFSLQAQGMVVIVTKENQEMDTDDEFRDEFIEMQVTLDESEHILYEFATLDDVINLSNRLYNLGVTGGKLYTWDERFYLWVEEEEQIQLLKADFIAILAEYGNPSTATIYRIMEYGKELMDVNAIEQIHNYFVKKQNLS, from the coding sequence ATGAGGCTGGAACGATTAAATTACAATAAGATAAAAATTTTTCTAACATTTGATGATTTATCTGAACGAGGATTAACGAAAGAAGATTTATGGAGAAATGCACCGAAAGTACAGCAATTATTTCGTGATATGATGCAAGAAGCAAATAAGGAATTAGGGTTTGAAGCAGATGGTCCGATTGCAGTTGAAGTGTTTTCTCTACAAGCACAAGGGATGGTTGTAATTGTAACGAAAGAAAATCAAGAAATGGATACAGATGATGAGTTCCGTGACGAGTTTATTGAAATGCAAGTGACTCTAGATGAAAGTGAGCATATATTATATGAGTTTGCTACGCTAGATGACGTAATTAACCTGTCGAATCGCTTATATAACCTTGGTGTAACTGGCGGAAAGCTATATACGTGGGATGAGCGCTTCTATCTTTGGGTGGAAGAAGAGGAACAAATTCAATTGTTAAAGGCGGATTTTATAGCTATTTTAGCGGAATACGGTAATCCGTCTACAGCAACCATTTATCGCATCATGGAGTACGGTAAAGAATTAATGGATGTTAACGCGATAGAACAAATACACAATTACTTTGTGAAAAAACAAAACCTCAGCTAA